In Massilistercora timonensis, the following are encoded in one genomic region:
- a CDS encoding ribonuclease Z — protein MLDVCLLGTGGMMPLPYRWLTALMVRYNGSSLLIDCGEGTQIAIKERGWSFKPIDVICFTHYHGDHVSGLPGLLLTMGNADRTEPLTLIGPKGLERVVNALRVIAPELPFPIKCIEINGPEQTFEMNGYRLKAFRVNHNVLCYGYALEVDRAGKFDVERANAAGIPQRFWGILQKGETVEDDGNVYTPDMVLGPPRKGLKVTYSTDTRPTDSIRENAAGSDLFICEGMYGEKDKQKKAKEYKHMTFYEAAQIAKDADVAEMWLTHYSPSLTKPEEYMDEVRAIFPRTVAAKDGRTMELVFTD, from the coding sequence TATAACGGCAGCAGTCTTCTGATCGACTGCGGAGAGGGGACGCAGATCGCGATCAAGGAGAGAGGATGGAGCTTTAAACCCATCGATGTGATCTGCTTTACCCATTATCACGGAGACCACGTAAGCGGGCTTCCGGGATTGTTGCTCACCATGGGAAATGCGGACCGGACGGAACCTCTGACCCTGATCGGCCCCAAGGGGCTGGAGCGGGTGGTGAACGCCCTTAGGGTGATCGCGCCGGAACTGCCGTTTCCCATCAAATGTATAGAGATCAACGGACCGGAGCAGACCTTTGAGATGAATGGTTACCGGCTGAAGGCCTTCCGGGTGAACCACAATGTGCTCTGCTACGGGTATGCTCTGGAGGTGGACCGGGCGGGCAAGTTTGACGTGGAGCGGGCCAATGCGGCCGGGATCCCGCAGAGGTTCTGGGGGATCCTGCAGAAAGGGGAGACGGTGGAGGATGACGGGAACGTCTACACACCGGATATGGTGCTGGGCCCTCCCAGGAAAGGGTTGAAGGTGACCTATTCCACAGATACCCGGCCCACTGATTCCATCCGGGAAAATGCGGCGGGATCGGATCTCTTCATTTGCGAAGGAATGTACGGGGAGAAGGATAAGCAGAAGAAAGCCAAAGAATATAAGCACATGACTTTCTACGAGGCGGCGCAGATCGCCAAAGACGCGGATGTGGCGGAAATGTGGCTTACCCATTACAGCCCGTCCCTGACAAAGCCGGAAGAATATATGGATGAGGTGCGGGCTATCTTTCCCCGGACAGTAGCGGCGAAAGACGGGCGTACGATGGAACTTGTTTTTACAGACTGA